In Canis lupus baileyi chromosome 15, mCanLup2.hap1, whole genome shotgun sequence, one genomic interval encodes:
- the LOC140604887 gene encoding malate dehydrogenase, mitochondrial-like has protein sequence MTRDDLFNTTASIVATRTAACAQHCPEAMICVISNPVKSTIPIATEVFKKHGAYDPNKIFGVTTLDIVRANTFIAELKGLDPARVNVPVIGGHAGKTIIPLISQCTPKVDLPLDPLTAVTGWIQEAGTEVVKAKAGAGSATLSMAYAGARFVFSLVDAMDGKEGDVECSFVKSQEADCAYFSTPLLLGKKDIEKNPGIGKISHFEEKMIAEAILELKASIKKEEEFVKNMK, from the coding sequence ATGACACGGGATGACCTGTTCAACACCACTGCGTCAATTGTGGCCACCCGGACTGCGGCCTGCGCCCAGCATTGCCCCGAGGCCATGATCTGCGTCATTTCAAATCCGGTCAAATCCACCATCCCAATTGCAACGGAGGTTTTCAAGAAACACGGAGCTTACGACCCCAATAAAATCTTCGGGGTCACGACCCTGGACATCGTCAGGGCCAACACTTTCATTGCAGAACTAAAGGGTTTGGATCCCGCGCGAGTCAATGTTCCTGTCATTGGCGGTCATGCCGGGAAGACCATCATCCCCCTGATCTCTCAGTGCACTCCCAAGGTGGACCTTCCCCTGGACCCGCTGACAGCCGTCACTGGGTGGATCCAGGAGGCCGGCACGGAGGTGGTGAAGGCCAAAGCTGGAGCAGGCTCTGCCACCCTGTCCATGGCATATGCTGGAGCCCGGTTTGTCTTCTCCCTTGTGGATGCAATGGATGGGAAAGAAGGAGATGTCGAATGTTCCTTTGTTAAATCCCAGGAAGCAGACTGTGCCTATTTCTCCACACCATTACTGCTGGGGAAAAAGGACATCGAGAAGAATCCAGGCATTGGCAAGATCTCCCATTTTGAAGAGAAGATGATAGCAGAAGCCATCCTGGAGCTGAAGGCCTCCATCAAAAAGGAAGAGGAGTTTGTGAAGAACATGAAATGA